In Quercus robur chromosome 10, dhQueRobu3.1, whole genome shotgun sequence, a genomic segment contains:
- the LOC126701551 gene encoding pentatricopeptide repeat-containing protein At2g36730-like, with protein MMTVITRLNTNLVAPLCFRGKAIQLLFPLPFSKLFNLSSLSTNSATKTVSPNNFAFKKEQRVMSLFKRCSTMKDLKQVHAHIILTGLYQNLYVIGKIIVFCAVSEHGNMDYAVLVFDKIENPDGFLWNTMIRGFVKTNQPEKVFEFYKRMQEKGEVADNFTFSFLLKFCGQLGTVMLGKQIHCDTMKHGLESHVFVRNTLIHMYGMFKDIETAHRLFEEIPSPDLVAWNTILDCHVNCGKCREALDLFLLMLQSGVEPDEATLVVTLSACSALSLLDFGRWVHSCINHTSLGDVVSVCNSLIDMYAKCGAVEDAYKTFNKMKGKNIVSWNTIILGLATHGHTNEALAIFSKMLEEKLVKPNDVTFLGVLCACSHAGMVDDGKRYFSVMIKDYHIQPTIKHYGCMVDIMGRAGLVDEAYQLIRSMPMECNAIVWRTLLAACRVHGNVELGEKVRSHLLELEPDHSSDFVLLANMYASVGQWSEMIRVRKAMQDRRVQKPAPGNSFIGIQGSMRLKMETEDGGKHTRTCTAQVH; from the coding sequence ATGATGACCGTTATTACCCGCCTAAATACAAACCTGGTAGCTCCTCTTTGTTTCCGAGGCAAAGCAATACAGTTGCTTTTTCCATTGCCTTTCTCAAAgctcttcaatctctcttctttgtcTACCAATTCAGCAACCAAAACTGTAAGCCCAAATAACTTTGCCTTTAAAAAGGAGCAAAGAGTTATGTCCCTTTTCAAGCGGTGTTCCACCATGAAAGATTTGAAGCAAGTCCATGCCCATATAATCCTAACCGGCCTTTACCAAAACCTCTATGTCATTGGCAAAATCATTGTGTTTTGTGCGGTTTCAGAGCATGGAAATATGGATTATGCGGTTTTAGTTTTCGATAAAATTGAAAACCCAGATGGGTTTCTTTGGAATACAATGATTAGAGGGTTTGTGAAGACTAATCAGCCAGAAAAGGTTTTTGAGTTCTATAAGAGAATGCAAGAGAAAGGAGAGGTGGCAGACAATTTCACATTCTCTTTTTTGCTTAAGTTTTGTGGGCAATTGGGGACAGTTATGTTGGGGAAACAGATACATTGTGATACTATGAAACATGGCTTGGAGTCTCATGTCTTTGTGAGGAATACATTGATTCATATGTATGGTATGTTTAAGGATATCGAAACTGCACACCGACTGTTTGAAGAAATACCCAGCCCAGATTTAGTGGCTTGGAACACTATTCTTGATTGTCATGTCAACTGTGGGAAGTGCAGGGAAGCACTTGACCTGTTCTTGCTGATGTTGCAGAGTGGCGTGGAGCCTGATGAGGCTACATTGGTTGTGACCCTCTCAGCTTGTTCGGCATTAAGTTTGTTAGATTTCGGGAGGTGGGTTCATTCCTGCATTAATCATACTAGCCTTGGTGATGTTGTATCGGTGTGTAATTCACTAATTGATATGTATGCGAAGTGTGGAGCAGTTGAAGATGCGTACAAGACATTTAATAAGATGAAAGGGAAGAACATAGTGTCATGGAACACCATAATTCTAGGGCTTGCAACGCATGGCCATACAAATGAGGCACTggcaattttctcaaaaatgtTAGAAGAAAAGCTTGTGAAACCAAATGATGTTACTTTCTTGGGAGTTCTGTGCGCTTGTAGCCATGCAGGGATGGTAGATGATGGGAAAAGATATTTTAGTGTTATGATCAAAGACTACCACATCCAACCAACAATAAAGCATTATGGATGCATGGTGGATATAATGGGACGTGCCGGGTTGGTGGACGAGGCTTACCAGTTGATTAGGAGCATGCCAATGGAATGCAATGCCATTGTATGGAGGACATTGTTGGCTGCATGTCGGGTGCATGGAAATGTTGAGCTTGGGGAGAAGGTCAGGAGCCATCTATTGGAACTAGAACCAGATCATAGCAGTGATTTTGTTCTCCTTGCAAACATGTATGCTAGCGTAGGTCAATGGAGTGAAATGATCAGAGTGCGAAAAGCAATGCAAGATAGAAGAGTTCAGAAACCAGCGCCTGGTAATAGCTTCATTGGCATTCAAGGCAGTATGAGGTTAAAGATGGAGACTGAAGATGGTGGCAAACATACAAGAACATGTACTGCTCAAGTTCATTAA